The Athalia rosae chromosome 7, iyAthRosa1.1, whole genome shotgun sequence genome window below encodes:
- the LOC125501880 gene encoding uncharacterized protein LOC125501880, protein MGPTKNTKFNEEWLQEVDFSAWLKAVSGKPHSAQCTWCHTTFSLSNMGRRALSSHAESKKHRIIWNTRGKSHDVAALLSPNALQVAPIIPAIRNPSTSQSASTAKASTTTSLSIDSAEQDGPEIRSLQLPRITSFLLSESVTRAEILWCLHTVEAHNSLRAAAKGVALFTLMFPDSAIAQKIQLQRTKLAYLLVHGLAPFFHNELVQDCNNCTDIVVGFDESLNKVAQLGQMDITVRFWCQRNNQVTTRYFTSAFLNHATAADLLRAFTSALSELKIKMLLQVSMDGPNVNVKFHRDLRESLASDPDDPLLVDIGSCGLHTVNCAFKAGIKATSWQISEFLRALYVIFKDTPARRGDYTHYSGSKVFPQKFCSVRWLENDSVAERAVDIIPNVTKYIEALYKNKIPDTKSFKIVQSILKDPLLTCKLRFFQSVAAEVQPFLTEFQADKPMAPLLFESLCKVIRNIMSRSVKSEVLNAAKYVHEVNFSDKQNLLDIKHVDLGYATHDAMRKVRTQLNDRDISVFRQECRNCLQKLGEKLQMRSPLKFTLTKEISCLDPEVAVRPTIRDARIGLALKVLVENRRITGVDADKAHRQFMDVCKTKMFEESMGKFSRKNDRLDTLWMSLVEGREGETAELTSFLRKILILSHGNADLERGFSVNRECLVENQKQESLIAQRQVYDFVTLAGRVESIIITKKMIHAARNARTRYQEALNRQEKERSQSDLANAEKRVVTLQLRELEKQKRELIRNADTEKAYLDDQIALLKKQCI, encoded by the coding sequence atgggacctacaaaaaacaccaaattcaACGAAGAATGGCTTCAGGAGGTCGATTTCTCCGCGTGGCTCAAAGCTGTTTCCGGTAAACCGCATAGTGCTCAATGCACTTGGTGTCATACTACATTTTCGCTAAGCAATATGGGTAGACGTGCGCTTTCAAGCCACGCCGAATCGAAAAAACACCGAATTATATGGAACACCAGGGGGAAATCCCACGATGTTGCTGCATTGCTCTCACCCAATGCACTTCAAGTTGCGCCAATCATCCCGGCTATCAGGAATCCGTCTACATCTCAATCAGCTTCAACTGCAAAAGCCTCTACCACGACATCGCTATCGATCGATTCAGCAGAACAGGATGGACCAGAAATCCGTTCATTGCAACTGCCTAGGATTACCTCATTTCTGTTATCAGAGAGTGTGACTCGTGCGGAAATTTTGTGGTGTTTGCACACCGTGGAAGCACACAACTCATTGCGTGCGGCTGCCAAAGGTGTAGCACTTTTCACGCTTATGTTTCCGGACTCAGCAATTGCCCAAAAAATACAATTGCAACGTACGAAATTAGCGTACCTATTGGTGCATGGCCTAGCCCCATTTTTTCATAACGAGCTCGTTCAAGACTGTAACAATTGCACTGATATTGTGGTTGGGTTTGATGAGTCTCTCAATAAAGTTGCGCAACTTGGGCAAATGGACATTACTGTCCGTTTCTGGTGTCAGCGAAATAACCAAGTGACAACGAGATATTTCACATCTGCTTTTTTAAATCACGCGACTGCTGCAGATCTGCTACGCGCATTCACATCGGCTCTGTCCGAGCTCAAAATCAAGATGCTTCTTCAAGTCTCCATGGATGGGCCGAATGTCAATGTCAAGTTTCATCGTGATCTCCGTGAGAGCTTGGCTTCGGACCCTGACGATCCCCTGCTAGTTGATATTGGTAGCTGCGGTTTGCATACCGTAAATTGTGCATTTAAGGCGGGCATCAAAGCAACCTCATGgcaaatttccgaatttctcCGTGCTCTCTACGTTATCTTCAAAGACACACCAGCTCGGAGAGGAGATTACACACACTATTCCGGCTCAAAAGTATTTCCGCAAAAGTTCTGCAGCGTGCGATGGCTAGAAAATGATTCAGTCGCAGAAAGAGCGGTTGATATCATACCTAACGTCACAAAGTATATTGAAGcactgtataaaaataaaatacctgaCACCAAAAGCTTCAAGATTGTGCAATCGATATTGAAGGATCCTCTATTAACGTGCAAActaagattttttcaatctgtcGCAGCCGAGGTGCAACCATTTTTAACGGAGTTTCAAGCTGATAAGCCAATGGCTCCTCTGTTATTTGAATCTTTGTGCAAAGTGATTCGAAACATCATGAGTAGATCCGTTAAAAGTGAAGTCTTGAATGCCGCAAAATATGTACACGAAGTCAACTTTTCTGACAAACAAAATCTTCTCGATATCAAACACGTCGATTTGGGTTATGCAACTCATGATGCGATGCGAAAAGTACGTACCCAACTAAATGACCGTGATATATCAGTATTTCGTCAAGAGTGTCGAAATTGCCTCCAAAAATTGGGTGAAAAACTTCAGATGCGTTCTCCTCTGAAATTTACGCTTACAAAAGAAATATCCTGTTTGGATCCTGAAGTAGCTGTACGACCAACCATTCGTGATGCTCGTATTGGACTTGCTCTGAAAGTCTTAGTGGAAAATCGGCGAATTACTGGCGTCGATGCTGATAAAGCTCACAGGCAATTTATGGACGTTtgcaaaacaaaaatgttCGAAGAATCAATGGGAAAGTTTTCTAGAAAAAACGATAGATTAGATACTTTATGGATGTCGCTGGTTGAAGGAAGAGAAGGGGAGACAGCAGAACTGACTTCATTTCTGAGAAAAATCTTGATCCTGTCCCATGGAAATGCTGATCTGGAGAGGGGATTTTCAGTTAACCGAGAGTGCCtagttgaaaatcaaaagcagGAATCACTAATCGCACAAAGGCAAGTCTATGATTTCGTCACGTTAGCTGGACGCGttgaatcaattattattacgaagaAAATGATTCATGCTGCTCGCAACGCCCGAACGCGATATCAAGAAGCCTTGAATCGGCAAGAAAAAGAACGGTCCCAAAGTGATCTTGCAAATGCTGAAAAGAGAGTAGTTACACTTCAGCTTCGAGAACTTGAAAAGCAGAAACGTGAACTGATAAGGAATGCCGATACAGAAAAAGCGTACCTGGACGACCAAATAGCCTTGCTCAAGAAGCAATGCATCTGA
- the LOC112694914 gene encoding uncharacterized protein LOC112694914, which translates to MANLKQLSYQRGQIKGKITRLQNILPTLQPGDLEVVRERYEALPEVRADAKAKLNVVPIVTEPNTADDVRTISRVKLPEIKLPTFGGDCQKWTEFQDPKLLALYPQRQQLENYQEAWDLLEAKYDNKKIIINSHLRELLNVPEVTKTNYEALNQIITKIRSHTQALKILNKERPEGNQSRYRSDRKVMLATAEQIKFEYCQENHFINRCERFGELSTQDKWNEVHRLRLCGNCLRKGHISKDCKGGDCRICSKHHNTVLHADRKEYTPQGRSNTQNYMNNSNTPIVACNTQESSTSQATEEKENRPPEKMTVAHCAKQLNSRVVLSTAQVYVYDIEDKPIRCRALLDPGSQLNLVTQELAQKLKLPLKRIDIPLSGISQSSVEVQYSVTIELESLTSKFNNKQDYLILPRITERLPQVQLDISSFNIPDGILLADPDFNVPGDIDMLIGAELFWKLLCAGQVLQPKGQPVLHKTLLGWIVGGEQVIKNSSQVIKNVCNLNVISTVEENIERLWKMEELPMARQLTAEERYCEEQFNDTHTRNEAGRFKVRLPQNPDVQLGNSEKEATRRYYALAERLKNNPELKKDYMEFLNEYEEAGHMSRIKVKDKGEEICYYLPHHPVIRAESSTTKVRVVFDGSAKISLQTSLNDGLLPGPNLQEEIINIILRFRMHEFVITADIAQMFNLCEVGPPFMKNEVSFLSSGFPPKSSRVPYEYQK; encoded by the exons ATGGCAAATTTAAAGCAGCTTTCATACCAACGAGGacaaataaaaggaaaaataacgaGATTACAAAATATTTTGCCAACTTTACAACCGGGTGATCTTGAAGTAGTACGAGAAAGATATGAAGCACTACCAGAA GTAAGAGCTGATGCAAAGGCAAAACTCAACGTAGTACCAATAGTAACCGAACCCAATACAGCTGATGATGTTAGAACCATCTCACGTGTTAAACTTCCAGAAATAAAATTGCCAACTTTCGGAGGAGATTGTCAGAAATGGACAGAATTCCAGGAT CCAAAGTTGTTAGCGCTTTATCCACAACGGCAGcaacttgaaaattatcaagaaGCATGGGACTTATTGGAAGCAAAATACGACAACAAgaaaatcattattaattCCCATCTGCGTGAATTATTGAACGTACCGGAAGTTACCAAAACGAATTACGAAGCTTTAAatcaaattataacaaaaatcCGTAGCCATACGCAGGCGCTAAAG ATATTGAATAAAGAGAGGCCAGAAGGCAACCAGTCAAGATATAGGTCGGACCGAAAGGTGATGCTAGCTACCGCAGAgcagataaaatttgaatattgccAGGAAAATCATTTCATCAATCGGTGCGAAAGGTTTGGAGAATTATCCACTCAAGACAAATGGAATGAAGTACATCGACTCCGATTATGTGGAAACTGTTTGAGAAAAGGCCATATAAGCAAAGATTGTAAGGGGGGTGATTGTAGGATATGCTCTAAACATCACAATACCGTTCTTCATGCTGATCGGAAGGAATATACGCCTCAGGGCAGAAGCAATACGCAAAACTACATGAATAATTCTAATACGCCTATAGTGGCTTGTAACACCCAAGAATCTTCTACGTCACAAGCAACCGAGGAAAAGGAGAATCGACCACCAGAGAAAATGACCGTGGCACATTGTGCTAAACAACTTAATTCAAGGGTAGTACTCTCTACTGCTCAAGTATACGTCTACGATATAGAAGACAAGCCCATACGTTGCCGAGCCCTACTCGATCCAGGCTCGCAGCTGAATTTAGTAACGCAAGAACTAGCTCAGAAATTGAAACTACCGCTCAAAAGAATTGATATACCTTTGTCAGGAATAAGTCAATCAAGTGTAGAGGTGCAATATTCTGTGACAATTGAATTAGAATCGCTCACAAGTAAATTTAATAACAAACAAGACTATCTCATTTTGCCACGAATAACAGAAAGATTGCCACAAGTTCAACTAGACATATCAAGCTTTAACATACCAGATGGCATTCTCTTGGCAGATCCAGACTTCAATGTACCAGGTGATATCGATATGCTTATCGGTGCAGAATTGTTTTGGAAACTGTTGTGCGCTGGTCAAGTACTGCAGCCAAAGGGACAGCCAGTACTACATAAAACTTTGCTGGGATGGATAGTAGGCGGAGAGCAAGTTATAAAGAATTCGTCGcaagtaataaaaaatgtttgcaACTTAAACGTAATATCAACGGTCGAAGAGAATATAGAAcgactttggaaaatggaagaattGCCAATGGCAAGACAATTGACCGCAGAAGAAAGATATTGCGAGGAACAATTCAATGACACGCACACACGTAACGAAGCAGGCAGGTTTAAGGTAAGATTACCACAAAATCCAGACGTACAGTTAGGAAATTCAGAAAAGGAGGCGACTAGAAGATACTACGCTTTAGcagaaagattgaaaaataatcctgAGCTGAAAAAAGATTATATGGAATTTCTAAACGAATATGAAGAGGCGGGACACATGTCAAGAATCAAGGTAAAGGATAAGGGAGAAGAAATTTGTTATTACCTACCACATCATCCTGTCATAAGGGCTGAAAGCTCTACGACAAAGGTTAGAGTTGTTTTCGATGGATCGGCGAAGATATCGCTCCAAACTTCTCTAAATGATGGGCTCCTGCCAGGTCCAAATCTACAAGAAGAGataatcaatattattttgcgATTCAGAATGCACGAATTCGTGATAACAGCAGACATTGCCCAAATGTTCAACCTCTGTGAAGTTGGCCCCCcatttatgaaaaatgaagtttcTTTTTTGAGTTCTGGCTTCCCCCCGAAGAGTTCAAGAGTTCCTTACGAATATCAGAAATAG
- the LOC125501881 gene encoding uncharacterized protein LOC125501881 has product MLQTKLITDLIVLHKNVTTEMNVKEFGYHKRVKRERDIQLIIAQALKYKNEANGLCCANGKVKLIPLDPPPEPLYSLVSGIGTDSIHFLTHIQQYNNCFQMTSFGATNVVRENFMPTFKIQGQIYHRAGSLLPVSDSDNKFLQIYFMGNSPQEIDLRCAHNNLVKRSIVEQLQTLFHQHNQLIILFKTALDLMPSDNHKIVIRADKTPAGQHTRRFNAPTIDEVAIVVVGENLESREDGYDFSIKMINPITGSETNKKVSSMNYYSYRLMIRENENNHILKCRRLYHKYVVDMYVKIETERLTFIRLNQTKLRSEEYIHLRDAINTDGNAQNVGRMTILPATYIGSPRHMHEYAQDAMSYVRHYGTADLFITFTCNPQWIEIKQELFSGQSPIDRHDITARVFRQKLKSLMDFIVKHNVFGETRCWMYSVEWQKRGLPHAHILIWLVEKIRPNEVDAVISAEIPNVQVDPGLHEVVIKNMIHGPCGTLNQNSPCMMDGKCSKRYPRTLISETITGNDGYPLYRRRSTADNGKSTIVKLNQQDIEIDNRWIVPYSPILSKTFKAHINVESCHSVKSIKYICKYVTKGSDMAVIGIGAENSNDEVTQYQMGRYVSTQNAVQRAAQPPSTTLTSFFETCQNDDFAQTLLYSEMPKYYTWNQSSRRFIRRKQGKPVPGYTDVYSTDAIGRIYSVHPSNDECFYLRLLLVNVRGPTSFQQLRTVDGELCGSYREACQRLQLLENDAHWDQTLNDAVISSHAYQIRTLFSIIISTCFPSNPIDLWIKYKDYMCDDILYRIRNRMGNPNIQISEEIYNEALISIEDMCLIMSNKLLIQLGLTAPNRPMHDAFNQELHRERLYDLNALKELIQTNLPLLNEQQKYVFETLMKVTNDETGGIYFLDAPGGTGKTFLISLILATIRSQNKIALALASSGIAATLLEGGRTAHSALKLPLNMRNNETPTCNVSKNSAMAKVLQQCKLIVWDECTMAHKKSLEALDRTLKDLRSNNNRFGGAMILLAGDFRQTLPVIPRSTPADELNACLKSSNLWKHVKVLHLSKNMRVELQNDQSGNIFSKQLIDIGNGKFPIDMLTGCINFPQSFCQLTRSKDELIQKVFPDVSQNYRNHDWLSERAILAAKNIDVNELNFKIQEQITGELRIYKSVDSATNQDDVVNYPPEFLNSLDLPGLPPHNLQLKVGSVVIMLRNINQPRLCNGTRLGIKKLLNNVIEATILKGKYKGEDVLIPRIPMIPTDVPFEFKRLQFPVRLAFAMTINKSQGQSLSVCGMNLENPCFSHGQLYVACSRVGKPSDLFIYAPGNQTKNIVYHKALQ; this is encoded by the exons ATGCTACAAACCAAGCTAATTACCGATCTAATCGTACTGCACAAGAACGTGACGACGGAAATGAACGTGAAAGAATTCGGATATCACAAACGCGTGAAGCGCGAGCGCGACATTCAACTAATAATCGCGCAA GcattaaaatacaaaaacgaaGCCAATGGATTGTGTTGCGCAAATGGTAAAGTGAAATTGATACCATTGGATCCACCACCAGAACCATTGTACTCATTGGTTTCAGGAATAGGAACAGATTCTATACACTTTTTGACACATATCCAACAATATAACAATTGCTTTCAAATGACTTCATTTGGGGCAACAAATGTAGTTCGGGAAAATTTTATGCCAACTTTCAAG atACAAGGGCAAATATATCACAGAGCAGGTTCACTGTTACCAGTGTCAGATAGCGACAACAAATTCctgcaaatttattttatgggCAATTCACCACAAGAAATTGATCTGCGTTGTGCACATAACAATTTAGTAAAGAGGTCTATTGTAGAACAATTACAAACTTTATTTCATCAACACAATCAATTGATTATATTGTTTAAAACTGCCCTGGATCTGATGCCATCCGATAATCACAAAATTGTAATCAGAGCTGATAAAACACCTGCAGGTCAACATACAAGACGTTTTAATGCACCAACTATTGATGAAGTTGCTATCGTTGTAGTTGGAGAAAACTTGGAATCCC GTGAAGATGGCTACGATTTctcaataaaaatgataaatcccATTACAG GTTCtgaaaccaacaaaaaagtaAGTTCAATGAACTATTATTCATACCGCCTAATGattcgagaaaatgaaaataatcacatATTGAAATGTCGGCGATTATATCACAAATATGTTGTTGACATGTATGTTAAAATTGAAACGGAGAGATTAACATTCATCAGGTTGAATCAAACCAAACTCCGATCTGAAGAGTATATTCACCTTCGAGATGCGATTAATACTGATGGAAATGCACAGAATGTCGGTCGGATGACTATTCTTCCAGCAACATACATCGGAAGCCCTCGGCATATGCACGAATATGCTCAAGATGCCATGTCGTATGTTCGTCATTATGGTACAGCAGATTTGTTCATCACATTCACATGCAATCCGCAATGGATAGAAATCAAGCAGGAGTTATTCTCTGGGCAATCACCCATTGATCGTCATGATATTACAGCCAGAGTCTTTAGACAAAAGTTGAAATCTTTAATGGATTTCATCGTAAAACATAATGTGTTTGGTGAGACACGCTGCTGGATGTATTCTGTGGAGTGGCAGAAACGAGGATTGCCACATGCACACATTTTGATTTGGTTGGTTGAAAAGATAAGGCCAAATGAAGTTGATGCAGTGATATCAGCTGAAATCCCTAATGTACAAGTAGATCCTGGATTGCATGAGGTAGTTATCAAAAACATGATACATGGTCCCTGTGGAACTCTTAATCAAAATTCACCGTGTATGATGGATGGTAAATGTTCAAAACGATATCCACGGACATTAATATCGGAAACAATTACTGGTAATGACGGTTATCCATTGTATCGTCGCAGATCGACAGCAGACAATGGAAAATCAACAATTGTCAAATTAAATCAACAAGATATTGAAATAGATAATCGTTGGATTGTTCCATATTCACCCATTTTATCAAAGACATTCAAAGCACACATTAACGTTGAATCTTGCCATTCAGTGAAATCTATAAAATACATTTGCAAATATGTAACCAAAGGGAGTGATATGGCTGTGATTGGAATTGGTGCAGAGAATTCCAATGATGAAGTTACCCAATACCAAATGGGCCGCTATGTCAGTA CACAGAACGCAGTACAAAGAGCTGCTCAGCCACCATCTACTACATTAACCAGTTTTTTTGAGACATGCCAAAACGATGATTTCGCACAAACATTGCTATATTCTGAAATGCCAAAATATTATACCTGGAATCAATCCTCAAGGAGATTTATACGACGGAAACAAGGAAAACCAGTTCCAGGATATACAGATGTATATTCCACCGATGCGATTGGCCGGATTTATTCAGTACATCCAAGCAATGATGAATGTTTTTATTTACGACTGCTATTAGTCAATGTACGTGGCCCAACATCATTCCAACAGTTACGAACTGTTGATGGTGAATTGTGTGGATCCTACAGAGAAGCCTGTCAACGTTTGCAATTGCTTGAAAATGACGCTCATTGGGATCAAACTCTCAATGATGCTGTAATATCATCACACGCTTATCAAATACGAACATTGTTTTCTATAATCATATCTACATGCTTCCCATCAAACCCAATTGATTTGTGGATCAAGTACAAAGATTATATGTGTGATGATATTTTGTATCGAATACGGAATAGAATGGGAAATCCAAATATACAAATCAGTGAAGAAATTTACAATGAAGCATTGATTTCAATTGAGGACATGTGCTTGATAATGTCAAACAAACTATTAATTCAATTAGGCCTGACCGCGCCCAATCGTCCAATGCATGACGCTTTCAACCAAGAGTTGCATCGAGAAAGACTGTATGATCTCAACGCTTTGAAAGAATTAATTCAAACAAATCTTCCACTGTTAAATGAACAACAGAAGTATGTATTTGAAACTCTTATGAAAGTAACAAATGATGAAACTGGAGGGATTTACTTCTTAGATGCACCTGGTGGTAcaggaaaaacttttttgatttcattaatATTAGCAACAATTCGCtcacaaaataaaattgcacTTGCACTCGCTTCGTCGGGAATCGCAGCAACTTTGCTTGAAGGTGGTCGAACAGCCCATTCAGCACTAAAATTGCCATTAAATATGCGAAACAATGAAACTCCAACCTGCAACGTTTCGAAGAACTCTGCAATGGCAAAGGTTTTGCAGCAATGTAAATTGATTGTTTGGGATGAATGCACGATGGCACATAAAAAATCTTTGGAGGCTTTAGACAGAACCTTAAAAGATCTACGGAGCAATAATAACCGATTTGGTGGTGCAATGATTTTATTAGCAGGAGATTTTCGTCAAACATTGCCAGTGATTCCACGATCAACGCCAGCTGATGAACTCAATGCATGTCTAAAGTCCTCCAATTTGTGGAAACATGTCAAAGTACTTCATTTAAGCAAGAATATGCGTGTCGAGTTGCAAAATGACCAATCTGGAAACATATTCTCTAAACAACTCATTGACATTGGTAATGGCAAATTTCCTATAGACATGTTGACTGGCTGCATTAACTTTCCTCAAAGTTTTTGTCAGTTAACTCGATCAAAAGATGAACTTATTCAGAAGGTGTTTCCAGATGTTTCTCAAAATTACAGAAACCATGATTGGTTGAGCGAACGAGCTATACTGGCTGCAAAAAACATAGATgtaaatgaattaaatttcaaaattcaagaacAAATTACAGGCGAATTGAGGATATATAAATCAGTTGATTCGGCTACTAATCAAGATGATGTAGTCAACTATCCACCGGAATTTTTGAACTCGCTGGATTTGCCAGGATTGCCACCTCACAATCTTCAATTAAAGGTTGGATCGGTAGTTATAATGTTGCGAAATATCAACCAACCGCGTCTTTGCAACGGTACACGGttagggataaaaaaattactaaaCAATGTGATAGAAGCAACTATACTCAAAGGAAAGTATAAAGGAGAAGATGTTCTCATACCGCGCATCCCAATGATTCCGACTGATGTGCCATTTGAGTTTAAACGACTACAGTTTCCAGTGCGGCTTGCTTTTGCTATGACTATAAACAAGTCCCAGGGGCAATCATTAAGTGTTTGTGGTATGAATCTAGAAAACCCATGTTTCTCGCATGGTCAATTGTATGTTGCCTGTTCCCGTGTTGGAAAACCATCAGATTTGTTTATCTATGCGCCAGGtaatcaaacaaaaaacatcGTATACCACAAAGCactacaatga